The DNA window AGCGCTGAATTTGGCGGAGTAACAGTTATAACCGTGTCAACTTTTTGCGGCACTTCACAAATGGTTTTGTAGCACTTTTTGCCAGTTATCTCTTCTAAGTTTGGATTGACTGGTATCGGCTCAAACTCTCTCTTTAGAAGTTCGTTGAAGATTATGTTACCAAACTTATGCTTATTGCGGGAAACACCAACAACAGCAATTTTTTTGTTTTCAAAAAATATTTCATTGTAATTCATTTCCTACTCACTATTTTGAAACGGGCAAGTGAACTTCAACACTTCCATCTTCATTATAGATTTCAAATGCTGGTCCGGTTACAGTGTATCCCTTTAATTCGATATACTCATTAATTGCCGGATAAGTTTTGAAAGGAGCAATGGCAGGATGAGCTTTGATTTTCCCAATTATAACATATCGCTCAACGATTTGTTCAT is part of the Ignavibacteria bacterium genome and encodes:
- a CDS encoding CoA-binding protein produces the protein MNYNEIFFENKKIAVVGVSRNKHKFGNIIFNELLKREFEPIPVNPNLEEITGKKCYKTICEVPQKVDTVITVTPPNSALKIAKECYSNGIANIWFQQGSESNEALEFCRQNEINFISGKCVLMYLEPVKSFHKFHRFFSKVFGKY